From Hermetia illucens chromosome 6, iHerIll2.2.curated.20191125, whole genome shotgun sequence, one genomic window encodes:
- the LOC119659194 gene encoding uncharacterized protein LOC119659194, whose protein sequence is MADKLVDIPIQDLTSLRDLYREDWPKYNIGYGTVDTYVRWLNKDPNIPHIRILSLNGDWSDGTFIITDWSSLFANTRSTDFTRLVKALSLVDWSKGYTIASIGSRLLDLIYKFVEEKNIGVKYIKGTKWFRMPHDEAAKLIVNPPDAITLRPLTAEDVVTANALWPFRRPGSLIFLQRLAKYNISVGAFTTDGELAAWCFRIPVGSLGTLQVVESHKRKGFGSLIVRAMAKAIGETGYDVFAPVVVDNYPSLNMFEKLGFKVVDTMNWLPPAKPGCWHDNVPHY, encoded by the exons ATGGCTGATAAATTAGTTGATATACCAATTCAAGACTTGACAAGTTTGCGAGATCTTTATCGTGAAGATTGGCCTAAGTATAATATTGGATATGGCACTGTAGATACGTACGTAAGGTGGCTGAATAAAGATCCTAACATTCCTCATATTCGAATTTTATCACTCAATGGTGACTGGAGTGATGGCACTTTTATTATTACG GACTGGAGTTCGCTCTTTGCCAACACTCGAAGCACCGATTTCACTCGTCTAGTAAAAGCCCTGTCTCTGGTGGATTGGAGCAAAGGGTACACCATTGCTTCCATTGGATCAAGGCTGCTCGATCTGATATATAAATTTGTTGAGGAAAAAAATATTGGTGTTAAATATATAAAGGgtaccaaatggtttcgaatgccCCACGATGAAGCTGCGAAACTTATCGTAAA TCCTCCTGATGCGATTACACTTAGACCCCTAACTGCGGAAGATGTAGTAACTGCGAATGCATTGTGGCCCTTCAGACGTCCTGGCTCTTTAATATTCTTGCAACGTTtggcaaaatataatataagtgTTGGAGCTTTTACAACTGATGGAGAGTTGGCTGCATGGTGTTTCAG AATTCCAGTAGGTAGTCTTGGAACTCTACAAGTTGTCGAATCACATAAACGAAAAGGATTTGGAAGTTTGATAGTTCGTGCTATGGCGAAAGCTATTGGCGAAACTGGATATGATGTTTTTGCTCCCGTAGTGGTTGACAACTACCCGTCACTGAACATGTTCGAGAAATTGGGATTTAAAGTGGTTGACACCATGAACTGGCTACCACCAGCTAAACCCGGATGCTGGCACGACAACGTGCCACATTACTAG
- the LOC119659195 gene encoding uncharacterized protein LOC119659195 isoform X1, whose translation MADKLVDIPIQDLTSLRDLYREDWPKYNIGYGTVDTYVRWLNKDPNIPHIRILSLNGDWSDGTFIITDWISLYANTRSTDFTRLVKALSLVDWSKGYTIASIGSRLLDLIYKFVKENNVDVNYIKGTKWFRMPQDEAAKLIVNPPDGITLRPLTAEDVVTANALWPFRRPGSLIYLQRLAKYNVSVGAFTSDGELVAWCFRIPVGSLGTLQVAESHKRKGFGSLIVRAMAKAIGETGYDVFAPVVFDNYPSLNMFEKLGFKVVDTMNWLPPAKPGNWHDNVPHY comes from the exons ATGGCTGATAAATTAGTTGATATACCAATCCAAGACTTGACAAGTTTGCGAGATCTTTATCGTGAAGATTGGCCTAAGTATAATATTGGATATGGCACTGTAGATACATACGTAAGGTGGCTCAATAAAGATCCTAACATTCCTCATATTCGAATTTTATCACTGAATGGTGACTGGAGCGATGGCACTTTTATTATTACG GACTGGATTTCGCTCTACGCCAACACTCGAAGCACCGATTTCACTCGTCTAGTAAAAGCCCTGTCTCTTGTGGATTGGAGCAAAGGGTACACCATTGCTTCCATTGGATCAAGACTGCTCGATCTGATATATAAGTTCGTTAAGGAAAACAACGTTGATGTTAATTATATAAAGGGTACAAAATGGTTTCGGATGCCCCAAGATGAAGCTGCGAAACTTATCGTAAA TCCTCCTGACGGTATTACGCTTAGACCCCTAACTGCGGAAGATGTAGTAACTGCGAATGCATTGTGGCCCTTCAGACGTCCTGGCTCTTTAATATACTTACAACGTTTGGCAAAGTATAATGTTAGTGTTGGAGCTTTTACATCTGATGGAGAGTTAGTTGCATGGTGTTTCAG AATTCCAGTAGGCAGTCTTGGAACTCTTCAAGTTGCAGAATCACATAAACGAAAAGGATTTGGAAGTTTGATAGTTCGTGCTATGGCGAAAGCTATTGGCGAAACTGGATATGATGTTTTTGCTCCCGTAGTGTTTGACAACTACCCGTCACTGAACATGTTCGAGAAATTGGGATTTAAAGTGGTTGACACCATGAACTGGCTACCACCAGCTAAACCTGGAAACTGGCATGACAACGTGCCACATTACTAG
- the LOC119659195 gene encoding uncharacterized protein LOC119659195 isoform X2, with the protein MLAPVQDWISLYANTRSTDFTRLVKALSLVDWSKGYTIASIGSRLLDLIYKFVKENNVDVNYIKGTKWFRMPQDEAAKLIVNPPDGITLRPLTAEDVVTANALWPFRRPGSLIYLQRLAKYNVSVGAFTSDGELVAWCFRIPVGSLGTLQVAESHKRKGFGSLIVRAMAKAIGETGYDVFAPVVFDNYPSLNMFEKLGFKVVDTMNWLPPAKPGNWHDNVPHY; encoded by the exons ATGTTGGCACCAGTGCAG GACTGGATTTCGCTCTACGCCAACACTCGAAGCACCGATTTCACTCGTCTAGTAAAAGCCCTGTCTCTTGTGGATTGGAGCAAAGGGTACACCATTGCTTCCATTGGATCAAGACTGCTCGATCTGATATATAAGTTCGTTAAGGAAAACAACGTTGATGTTAATTATATAAAGGGTACAAAATGGTTTCGGATGCCCCAAGATGAAGCTGCGAAACTTATCGTAAA TCCTCCTGACGGTATTACGCTTAGACCCCTAACTGCGGAAGATGTAGTAACTGCGAATGCATTGTGGCCCTTCAGACGTCCTGGCTCTTTAATATACTTACAACGTTTGGCAAAGTATAATGTTAGTGTTGGAGCTTTTACATCTGATGGAGAGTTAGTTGCATGGTGTTTCAG AATTCCAGTAGGCAGTCTTGGAACTCTTCAAGTTGCAGAATCACATAAACGAAAAGGATTTGGAAGTTTGATAGTTCGTGCTATGGCGAAAGCTATTGGCGAAACTGGATATGATGTTTTTGCTCCCGTAGTGTTTGACAACTACCCGTCACTGAACATGTTCGAGAAATTGGGATTTAAAGTGGTTGACACCATGAACTGGCTACCACCAGCTAAACCTGGAAACTGGCATGACAACGTGCCACATTACTAG